One Labrus mixtus chromosome 22, fLabMix1.1, whole genome shotgun sequence genomic window carries:
- the LOC132956525 gene encoding histone H2B-like yields MSRLCFLNTQFLTLKTANMPEGGKGGAPKKGSKKAVAKIANKGGKKRRKSRKESYAIYVYKVLKQVHPDTGISSKAMGIMNCFVSDIFERIAGEASKLAHYNKRSTISSREIQTAVRLLLPGELAKHAVSEGTKAVTKYTSSK; encoded by the coding sequence atgagcCGGCTCTGCTTTCTCAACACGCAGTTTCTCACactgaaaacagcaaacatgcctgaaggagggaaaggaggagcACCTAAGAAGGGCTCTAAGAAAGCCGTTGCTAAAATTGCCAACAAAGGTGgcaagaaaaggagaaagtccAGGAAAGAGAGCTATGCCATCTACGTCTACAAGGTCCTGAAGCAGGTCCACCCCGACACTGGTATCTCTTCCAAGGCGATGGGCATCATGAACTGCTTTGTGAGTGATATCTTTGAGCGTATCGCTGGTGAAGCCTCCAAACTGGCTCACTACAACAAGCGCTCCACCATCAGCTCCAGGGAGATCCAGACCGCCGTCCGCCTGCTCCTGCCCggagagctggctaaacacgcCGTGTCTGAGGGCACCAAGGCCGTCACCAAATACACCAGCTCCAAGTAA